Part of the Leishmania infantum JPCM5 genome chromosome 34 genome, TCATTATTGTCTCCGTTCCTCGACTGACTCACCCCAACAgtgtcaccgccgccgttgccgccccATCTTCTccgagaggggaggagcagGGGGAGCGCCGAGctctgcggtgctgcgaaACGGTAGGGCTGcgctctgcgcgtgtgcgttcaCGCGTGTCGGTGCATGCCCATGCATCTCcccatgcatgcatgtgcacgtgtgcgtgaaTATGTGtacctgtgcgcgcgtgcgccttgtGGCCGCGCAGGCCCTGTCTGCATGGATGCCTCTTGAtctgcccctctcttctctctgctgcACCTTCGCGCCCGCCTCACGGGTGCCTCTCGGAGACACACGGTGATGGAGGGGAGCAGCCCGGGCGTGAACGCGGGCACCGGCACACGGGAGCCAagagcacgcatgcgcacacaaaTGCATTCATTCTGCTACACTGGCGAGCCGCGGCGCTGAGAGGCATCTCCTGAAGCGACTtggttttgttgttgcttgcCCGTGTGGAgggctggtggcggcgcacatTCCGtgttgcggcgccgcggtcAGCGCGGTGGCTGTGCCTGCGGGCCGGcccacccgccgccgtcaaCGACTGAGCGGCGGGAGACGGCTCGGAGGGCCTGCCCGATGGGTGTGCGCACCGCGTGGGGATGCCCCGGGCCGGCAAAAgaggggcggcgctgcctgcaCGCTGCCGGGGGGCAATGGCGAAGGGGAGCTGtctgcggcgtgtgtgcaagGGCGCTGTGGCACATGAGGGCGTTGTGCGGCACGGCCCCGCAAAGGATGTGCAGCTGTTCGGCAGCACGCATTTccacgcggccgctgctgctcataTGCGGCGCGCTTCGTTTCGTTTCCGTTTCGCggtgcagagctgctgcggtgcagcccctgtgtgcgcgtgccttcCGTGCGTGTTCTGCGGTGTCTATCCCCGCTGTGTGCAGTGGACGGGGGCGAGCGGTGACGCGTGCGCANGGTGTTGTCGCGGGTGGTGTGCCGCGCGTGACGGCCGCTGTGTCctctcgcgctgccgtcatcgATGCGCCTTCTGCTCTCTGGACGTGTGAGGGAGGGATGTGCGGGCGGTGCGGagtgggcggtgctgctgccctcctgcacacacgtacacagcggcccctcgcccccctcctctgcacACGCCGCTCGAAAGGCCTCACACAGGTGCACCCACGACAACGcggaagggggagagcggcgccgaGAAGCAGCGGACGGCAggccctgcagctgcggctctctgcacacgcgctcCCTCGCACGTCGACCTcgctgtgcgcggcgcggttgcttggctgccgcggccacaCGGAGGGGGCGGTGCAAGACGGGATGAGCGTCGGAGGGTGGGGGCCAGGCTTGTCAAGGAGTGTGGCAGGCAGTGCCCTCCGTCCTCTCCGCTTGGATGCCTTCAGCGGTGCTTCCGTcgcgccctcgctgccgctgcggcgcttctcGCGTCCGCCGGCCGCCTCTCCGTACGTGCGTGCCTTGCGTGCATGCCGAGAAGTGGCCCATGTGCTCccgctgtgcgcgcctcgcagcgccacgtgCCCATGTCCTCGCCACTCTCCCCCgcatttctctctctgtctctccctctctcctcccccgcttTCACTCCTGCCCACACCCCacatccctccccctctaacgacacacacacacacacacacatgagcgacaccgtgtgcgtgcacgtgcaacaacaacagacaTAGCCTTGCCAAGCCCTGACTCACTTccgctctcgccctcttctcccctctgcccaccacccgcctcgcTCCTCGTCAGCTGTGCTGCGCAGTGTCGACCGCCTTATCGCTCTTTCTCCCGTTCACATCCGTGTTGCCCTTGTCAGCTGTGACTGTTGCGGATTTACCGAAGATGCAGCGCAGAATCAGCTCTATCATTTACGTCATCCTCCAGTTCATCGCGTTCTTTTTCGTGCTGGTGGGTACGCCGATCGACATGTTCCGGGATGACACCGAGGGCATGTACGGCAACACTCCCTGTATCACCTTATGGGGGTTTCAGTTCGACTGCTATAGCGTTTCGTACGATAACAGGTCAGACCATTTCTGGGGAGGgtgccacggccgccgcgaccgcttCCGCGCTGCTCAGGCGTTTGCCATCCTCTCTGTTGTGGTGTACGGCACGGCGTTCGTCCTGGGCTTATTCGCAGTGTGCTGGTGTCCTTTCTTCCGCTGGGTGTGCCTGGTTCTCAACATCGTTGGTATCTTGACGTTGTGCATCGTCTGGGCGTCCATGGTGGTGACCTACTACAAGGATGAGGGTGAATCGTGCCCGCAAGTgggtttttttttcgcttatGGAGTCGGCTTTGCTCTCTTCTTGGTGGCCTGGTGCCTGGATATCATCAACATCTTTTTGCTGCTCCCGTGCGAGGATCAGAAGTTTGGCGAGAGTGGGAATCCGAAGCCCTCGACGCGgcacggagaggaggaaatGAAGTGAAGGCGGTGACGGGCAAGCTACTTCGGCTCCGCGGGCTTCTCCGTACAGACGCCATGGGGTGGGGAATCCGGCGGAGCTGATGTCTGcgcgagaagggagggaagacgCGGActctcgtcgctgcttctcgcCGGCTCACctctcgcgctgccgtctctcgcgtgtgtgcgtcctcCCACGCGCGTCTGCTTGGGGGGCTTTTCGGCTTCCTCGCGTGCAAGGTAACCTGCGCTGTGTGGTGGGCAACGCACGCCTGGCGCCGGCAGGCCCACCCACGCCccgttccccccccctgagctcctcgccctcgctgccgtgtcgGAGTCGCCCGTCTGACGCTCGCCCGGCGCTCCGTTGGCGATGTGAAGGAGCGAAGGACGACGCGGGACGGTGAcacgtgcgctgcaggcctggaaacggcggcgtggagggggagcgaaGGAGGGGCAGGTGACCGAGGTGGACACGGAGGACAAACGTGGCGGTGTGGAGAAACTGTAAGGCCTCGCACGGAGGANNNNNNNNNNNNNNNNNNNNNNNNNNNNNNNNNNNNNNNNNNNNNNNNNNNNNNNNNNNNNNNNNNNNNNNNNNNNNNNNNNNNNNNNNNNNNNNNNNNNTGTGCGCGTGCCTtccgtgcgtgtctgcggtGTCTATCCCCGCTGTGTGCAGTGGACGGGGCGAGCGGtgacggcgtggcgcaggtggtgtcggcggtggtgtgccgcGCGTGACGGCCGCTGTGTCctctcgcgctgccgtcatcgATGCGCCTTCTGCTCTCTGGacgtgtggaggagggatgTGCGGGCGGTGCGGagtgggcggtgctgctgccctcctgcacacacgtacacagcggcccctcgcccccctcctctgcacACGCCGCTCGAAAGGCCTCACACAGGTGCACCCACGACAACGcggaagggggagagcggcgccgaGAAGCAGCGGACGGCAggccctgcagctgcggctctctgcacacgcgctcCCTCGCACGTCGACCTcgctgtgcgcggcgcggttgcttggctgccgcggccacaCGGAGGGGGCGGTGCAAGACGGGATGAGCGTCGGAGGGTGGGGGCCAGGCTTGTCAAGGAGTGTGGCAGGCAGTGCCCTCCGTCCTCTCCGCTTGGATGCCTTCAGCGGTGCTTCCGTcgcgccctcgctgccgctgcggcgcttctcGCGTCCGCCGGCCGCCTCTCCGTACGTGCGTGCCTTGCGTGCATGCCGAGAAGTGGCCCATGTGCTCccgctgtgcgcgcctcgcagcgccacgtgCCCATGTCCTCGCCACTCTCCCCCgcatttctctctctgtctctccctctctcctcccccgcttTCACTCCTGCCCACACCCCacatccctccccctctaacgacacacacacacacacacacacacacacatgagcgacaccgtgtgcgtgcacgtgcaacaacaacagacaTAGCCTTGCCAAGCCCTGACTCACTTccgctctcgccctcttctcccctctgcccaccacccgcctcgcTCCTCGTCAGCTGTGCTGCGCAGTGTCGACCGCCTTATCGCTCTTTCTCCCGTTCACATCCGTGCTGCCC contains:
- a CDS encoding putative amastin-like surface protein, with product MFRDDTEGMYGNTPCITLWGFQFDCYSVSYDNRSDHFWGGCHGRRDRFRAAQAFAILSVVVYGTAFVLGLFAVCWCPFFRWVCLVLNIVGILTLCIVWASMVVTYYKDEGESCPQVGFFFAYGVGFALFLVAWCLDIINIFLLLPCEDQKFGESGNPKPSTRHGEEEMK